One region of Fragaria vesca subsp. vesca linkage group LG4, FraVesHawaii_1.0, whole genome shotgun sequence genomic DNA includes:
- the LOC101297829 gene encoding uncharacterized protein LOC101297829, protein MRVNLSLDEDWDPDNWLCESCEEGNGMLFPNSRIQEDTLESLNDRSRYDTMHLAGASTSNCSGWQAHSKRQKSVVSEKVKFITNEEVRRLSSADQPQMTPVGYKTVTPKSPGSGVKVNPRFIRSEVAMPHRRSRPPKMQNISKINQQAQPPCTVHRKAYEFSRKMPPVLRANLLPRLLLWADPFQEECPDLQDVGLYFFPDDNIAGSRETYALLFEVMDTQNSVMRIFFDGVDAVDLLIFTSTQLHFYSPSGKMVGTVDVVFRKTRPPLIESLSWKHYNNF, encoded by the exons ATGCGGGTTAATCTTTCCCTGGACGAGGACTGGGATCCAGACAATTGGTTATGTGAATCATGTGAAGAAGGCAATGGGATGCTTTTTCCAAACTCTAGAATTCAGGAAGACACATTAGAATCATTAAACGATAGAAGCCGCTATGATACCATGCATTTAGCAGGTGCCAGCACAAGTAATTGTTCAGGGTGGCAAGCTCACTCCAAAAGGCAAAAGTCTGTCGTGAGTGAAAAGGTTAAGTTCATTACAAATGAAGAAGTCAGGAGGCTATCTTCGGCAGACCAGCCTCAGATGACTCCTGTTGGGTACAAAACTGTTACTCCAAAGTCTCCTGGTTCAGGGGTTAAAGTAAATCCTAGATTTATACGTTCTGAAGTTGCGATGCCTCATAGACGTAGTAGGCCGCCCAAGATGCAAAACATCTCAAAGATCAATCAGCAA GCTCAACCTCCCTGTACTGTTCATCGTAAAGCCTATGAGTTTTCACGAAAAATGCCTCCTGTCCTACGGGCCAATTTGCTTCCTAGATTGCTTCTTTGGGCTGATCCCTTCCAAGAGGAATGTCCTGATCTTCAAGATGTTGGACTGTACTTTTTCCCTGATGATAACATTGCTGG ATCAAGAGAGACCTATGCTTTGCTGTTTGAGGTCATGGATACCCAAAATTCAGTGATGAGAATTTTCTTTGATGGAGTGGATGCTGTAGATTTGCTGATATTTACATCTACCCAGCTGCATTTTTACTCGCCGA GTGGAAAGATGGTGGGAACCGTTGATGTAGTGTTCCGAAAGACTCGTCCACCCCTTATAGAGAGCCTATCATGGAAGCATTACAACAACTTTTGA